The following coding sequences are from one Triticum aestivum cultivar Chinese Spring chromosome 5A, IWGSC CS RefSeq v2.1, whole genome shotgun sequence window:
- the LOC123101686 gene encoding histone H3-4-like: MVKAMERLGLAPEGSVRVSGLMETAGKGLVKGGRMARTKCTAPKSTGGKAPTKHLRAFYAAARKTAPATGGVKKPRRYRPGTVALREIRKYQKGTELLIRKLPFQRLVMEIAQFCKSDLRFQSHAVLALQEAAEAYLVGLFEDTNLRLALNSSAN, translated from the exons ATGGTGAAGGCCATGGAGCGCCTCGGCCTTGCGCCGGAAGGGAGCGTCAGGGTCTCCGGTCTGATGGAGACCGCCGGCAAGGGCCTCGTCAAGGGCGGCAG GATGGCTCGCACTAAGTGTACAGCCCCAAAGTCCACCGGCGGAAAGGCTCCAACGAAGCACCTTAGGGCTTTCTAT GCTGCCGCTCGTAAGACTGCTCCCGCCACTGGAGGAGTGAAGAAGCCACGCCGATATCGCCCTGGAACTGTTGCTCTTCG TGAAATTCGCAAATATCAGAAGGGCACAGAGCTACTTATAAGGAAGCTACCGTTCCAGAGACTTGTCATGGAGATTGCCCAATTTTGCAAG AGTGATCTACGTTTCCAGAGCCATGCAGTGCTTGCTTTGCAGGAGGCAGCCGAAGCATACTTGGTGGGACTGTTTGAAGACACTAATCT GCGATTAGCATTAAACTCATCTGCTAATTGA